In Miscanthus floridulus cultivar M001 chromosome 8, ASM1932011v1, whole genome shotgun sequence, the sequence CAGTGGCTATATATATACTAAAATTACTTCAGAGATTCACTGCTTTCAATTCCAAGACCGACTTTGGTGCGATGAACTCTTCACTTGGGTTGGCTCTTAAAGATTTGCTTTGGCAGGAGAACCTTGACCTCATACACGACCACCGGGGCGTCGCTACCACGCTCTGCCGATCTTGGCATCGGTCCACGCCGACCTCACCAGGATGTTGCCGTAGTGTTCGGTGAGGTTGACCATGTACCGGGAGCCAGCAAAGGTGGCCACCGGGTTGCGCTTGCCCAGCATGGCGAGCCCATGCAGGTCGTAGAACTTGGGGAGTGCGTGGTACAGGAGCAGGGACCTGAGCTGGTCCTTGGTGAGCATGGCCAGCGTCATGTTCTTCAGTGCGGCGAAGGCCGAGTCCTTGGGGAGTGTTGTTCGCCTGCTGCTGGAAGGTTTGGATGACGTTGGTCTTTCTCAGGTAACTGAAAGGTGCGGAATGTGCTGTATGCAGTGAGGAGGTTGGCGAGGTCAACATGGTGCACTGGCGGAGCAGGGCTCGTGGCCTTATGAGCAATTGTTGGTGAGGAGAGCACAATGGCAAGAACGGCCATTGTAAAGATGACTTGTTTGATTGTTTGAAGAACGCCATTGTAAGAGAGGAGAATGCTCGAGTTCATTCATTGACAGTGTACAGGTACATATACATGATCCGATCACTGCTAGCCAAGCGATGCTTACTACTTCCTGCAAGCCAGCCTACAAGCCAGGATCAGCTAGATAATAGGGCGCAAGCACTAGCAGTTTGACTTACAACTAACTAACTGAAGGAGCTGATCCTACTGCTATCTAACTATTGCCTGCAGGGCCGTCCCAACAATTTCTAGGGCCCTTGGGCAAACAAGACAATGAAGTCCCGACAATCTAATATTTTAATATCACGAGATTGAACTATATAGTACTACTGGTAATAAGAGTTAACTCGTAAAATATAGTTTGTTAAAAAACGACAATACATCAAGGAAGCTTAAAGAACGGTGAAATCCatgaaatgacttaaaatttAAAACAAATTATGGGCAGTCTGTTGCCTGTGGCATGTCCATAAGTTCcttgatgaattaaataattaaactaATAGATCAACAATTCGCTGCACTATAGCTTGATGCCTGTATGTATTGGATTGCAAGGTAAAAAAGAAACTGAAGTTTTCAGATCGAACAAACAATAAATACTGATGAACTGAAATCAAAATCACTTACCGCAGAGAGTCGGGGACAGGGATGAAGGGACTGCAGCGCAGCTGGGTTAGTGGGCGCCTGCTGGGATCACGGGATTCCAGATTACGGAAATCGGGATTTCAGGATTTGGGAACGCCGGAACAGCCGCCGCGGCGCAACAGCACGCATGCTTTGACGCGGAGTCGCGAATAGGAAAGGGTTGCTGCGCAGAGCCACAGACTGAACTGGACGTGACCGTATGGAGCCAAATACATGTACTACATATACGTATACTCATGGGCCCCTAGTGCCATGGGCCCCCGGGCGTCGCACTGCCTGCCCTCCCCCATGGGACGGGCCTGATTGCCTGTATAATCGGTCGCtgacccccccccccacccccgcaGTTGCAGCTTCGGTTGATCGAATGCATAAACTGTCTCTGAATTCATTGAACAATGGCGTCGGTAGCCCCTTGGTCATTATGTCTGCAAATTGATGCCTTGCAGGTATTTGCAGCACCTTGAATTGGCCTAGGGCGACCTTCTCCCACACAAAATGTATGTGAAGCTCCACATGCTTTGTCCGTCGATGATGCACCGGATTTTCAGATAGGTATACCGCAGATACATTGTCACAGTAAATCACCGTTGCTTTGTCGACGACGACATGAAGCTCTCGAAGAAGATTTCGGAGCCAGCAGCTCTCCGCGGCGGCGTTGGCTACCGCTCGTTACTCGGCCTCGGCGCTCGACCGCGACACAGTAGTCTGTCGCTTGGAGGACCATGACACGAGGGAGTCACCAAGGAAGACATAGTAGCCGGACGTCGATCGCCGAGTGTCTGGGCAACCGGCCCAGTCGGCGTCGGAGTAGACCTTGAGGGCAGTCGATGGAGCAGCCGAGATCTTGATGCCGTGGTTGATGGAGCCGCGGAGGCATCTGAGGATGCGCTTGACTAGGTTCCAGAGCACATCGCGCGGGGCGTGCATGTGGAGGCACGCCTGGTTCATGCCATAGGCGATGTCCGGACGCGTGAGGGTGAGGTACTGGAGCGCGCCGGTGATGCTGAGGTAGAACGTGCTGTCGGACATGGGCTTGCCGTCGTTGGCGGACAGCTTCGGCTTGGCCTCCACAGGAGTCGATGCAGGTTTGCAGTTCGCCATTCCTGCGCATTCCAGTATGTCCTCGGTGTACTGGGCCTGGTTGAGGAAGAACCCAGTCACATCGTGACGCACCTGGACGCTGAGGAAGAAATGGAGCTCACCGAGATCCTTGATCGCAAAAGCTTGTCGAAGTTGGTCGATGACATGGCGCAGAATGGTGTTCGTCAAGGCTGTGAGAATAATGTCGTCAACTTACACAAGGAGATACGCCGCTTGTTCGCCATGCTTGTAGATGAACAAGGAGCTGTCGGAGCCGGACGCGGTGAAGCCCATGCTGCGAAGGTGGTTCCCAAGGCGCTGGAACCACGCCCGCGGCGCCTGCTTGAGTCCATAGAGGGACTTGACGAGCAAGCAGACATGATCGGGACAGTCTGGGTCGACGAAACCTGCAGGTTGATGACAATAAACACGTTCGGCAGGATCGCCATGGAGGAACACGTTCTTCACGCCAAGCTGATGCACCCCCATCGTCTTGTCGCCGCGAGGTGCAGTACTGTGCGGATGGTCGTCGGTTTTACCACCGGTGAAAACGTCTGATGGAAGTCGACGACGGGgagttgagagaacccacggacAACCCATCTGGCTTTCCGGCGCTCCAGTGTTCCATCGGGATGGAGCTTGTTCTCGAAGAGCCATTTGCCGATGATGACATTGGCTTGTGCGGGTCGGGGCACGAGCGTCCACGTGCCGTTGCTCTTCAGGCGTCGAATTCGGCCTGCATCGCGGCCAGCCACTCCGGATCACGAAGAGCGGCGCGAACAGATGTCGGCGGTGGCGATGGCGCAGACGTGGTGGCGACGTGCGCATACTTGGGATTGGGCATGCGGATCCCAACTTGCGCATGCGTGACCATCGGGTGTCGTTGCGGTTGCACGGGTGACGTCCCTGGAGGGTC encodes:
- the LOC136469498 gene encoding uncharacterized mitochondrial protein AtMg00810-like; the protein is MANCKPASTPVEAKPKLSANDGKPMSDSTFYLSITGALQYLTLTRPDIAYGMNQACLHMHAPRDVLWNLVKRILRCLRGSINHGIKISAAPSTALKVYSDADWAGCPDTRRSTSGYYVFLGDSLVSWSSKRQTTVSRSSAEAE